From the Sanguibacter sp. HDW7 genome, the window CGCGCGCGTCGGGCGCGTCGTCGTCGGGGTCTCGGGCGGGCTCGACGGCGCGGTCGTCGCCGTCGCCGCCGCGCGCGCCCTGCGCGGCGAGAACGTCCTCACGGCGTTCATGCCGACGCGCCACTCGTCACAGGCGTCGCACGACGACGCCGCGGCGATCGGCCGCAACCTCGGCACGGACCACCACGTCATCTCGATCGACGAGTCCTACGCAGTGCTCCGCGCCGCCGTCCAGGACGGGATGGCCGGCTCGCCCGCGTGGCCCGGGTTCACCGACGCGACGACGTCGGTGACCGAGCAGAACATCCAGGCGCGCCTGCGCGGCACGACACTCATGGCGATCGCCAACGCGACCGGCGGGATCGTCCTCAACACGGGCAACCTCTCCGAGGTGCGCACGGGCTACTTCACGCTCTACGGCGACGGCATCGGCGCGGTCGCGCCGCTCGGGCAGCTCTACAAGACCGAGGTCCAGGAGCTCGCCGCGTGGATCAACCGCGACGCCGAGGTCATCCCGGCGTACACGGTCTCGAGGCCGCCGTCGGCCGAGCTCGCCGACGACCAGGAGGACTCCGACTCGCTCCCGCCGTACCCGGTGCTCGACGCGGCGCTGCGCGCGCTCGCGGCCGGTGCCGGTCGGCCGGACGGTGTCGACGAGGCCGCCTGGGCGCGCACGCAGCAGCTCGCGTCGGGCGCGGCCTTCAAGGCCCGCTACCTCCCGCCGTCGGTCGACCTCCCGGCCTGACGGGCGCTTCGCCGTCCGCCGTCTGCCGCGAGATAGTCCCCTGCACGCGAGATAGCCGCTGCGGGGGACTGTCTCGCGCGCAGAGGACTAGCTCGGCGGCGAGGACCGGGTCGCGTGCGGGGCGGCGACGGGTGATGTGGTGGGGTTCTCTGGAACGGCACGGGCTCGCCCCGCGTTGAACGGGATAGAGCGACGTCGGTAGCTCGGGGCTCCACCGCCCGACGACGTCGCACGGGAGTGGCGCACATGCACAAGCACTTCAACGGCCTCAAGACGGCGATGCTCTTCGGCGTCCTGTGGGCGGTTCTGCTCGGCCTGTGGGCGGTGTTCTTCCGCAACAGCCCGACGATGCTCTGGGTGTTCGCGGGCATCGGCGTCGTCTCGACCGCGGTCTCATACTGGAACTCGGACAAGATCGCGATCCGCTCGATGCACGCCTACCCGGTGAGCGAGCTCGAGCAGCCCGCGATGTACCGGATCGTGCGCGAGCTCTCGATGGAGGCGCGCCAGCCCATGCCGCGCCTCTACGTCTCGCCGACGGCCGCGCCCAACGCCTTCGCGACGGGCCGCAACCCGCAGAACGCGGCGGTGTGCTGCACGGAGGGCATCCTCACGCTGCTCGACGAGCGCGAGCTGCGGGGCGTCCTCGGGCACGAGCTCATGCACGTCTACAACCGCGACATCCTCACGTCGTCGATGGCGGCGGCCGTCGCGGGCGTCGTCACGTCGCTCGCGCAGTTCCTCATGTTCTTCGGCGGGGGCGGCGACGACCGGCGCAACGTCCACCCGATCGCGGGGATCGCGCTCGCCCTGCTCGCGCCGCTCGCCGCGGCCCTCGTGCAGATGGCGATCTCGCGGACGCGGGAGTACGACGCCGACGAGGACGGTGCGCGGCTCACGCGTGACCCGCTCGCGCTCGCGTCGGCGCTGCGCAAGCTCGAGCACGGCACGCAGGCGGCGCCGCTGCCGGCGACGCAGAACCTCGAGAACGTCTCGCACCTCATGATCGCGAACCCGTTCAAGGGTGGCGC encodes:
- the nadE gene encoding NAD(+) synthase; translated protein: MSTRDWEGVLDAMADGIARTASDARVGRVVVGVSGGLDGAVVAVAAARALRGENVLTAFMPTRHSSQASHDDAAAIGRNLGTDHHVISIDESYAVLRAAVQDGMAGSPAWPGFTDATTSVTEQNIQARLRGTTLMAIANATGGIVLNTGNLSEVRTGYFTLYGDGIGAVAPLGQLYKTEVQELAAWINRDAEVIPAYTVSRPPSAELADDQEDSDSLPPYPVLDAALRALAAGAGRPDGVDEAAWARTQQLASGAAFKARYLPPSVDLPA
- the htpX gene encoding zinc metalloprotease HtpX, with protein sequence MHKHFNGLKTAMLFGVLWAVLLGLWAVFFRNSPTMLWVFAGIGVVSTAVSYWNSDKIAIRSMHAYPVSELEQPAMYRIVRELSMEARQPMPRLYVSPTAAPNAFATGRNPQNAAVCCTEGILTLLDERELRGVLGHELMHVYNRDILTSSMAAAVAGVVTSLAQFLMFFGGGGDDRRNVHPIAGIALALLAPLAAALVQMAISRTREYDADEDGARLTRDPLALASALRKLEHGTQAAPLPATQNLENVSHLMIANPFKGGAAKLFATHPPMAERIARLQRMATND